Proteins encoded together in one Marinobacter sp. Arc7-DN-1 window:
- a CDS encoding type II toxin-antitoxin system VapC family toxin, with amino-acid sequence MPTKILVSDTNIWIDLHRCNLLETVFELPHQFVTTEFVWRELRKPPGQQLTDLGLTIEALSRSETLQLFDLKQSLNNSSLADVSCYFVARERGWTLLTNDGDLRKSGHQAELDVRGVLWILDELEFHRGLSPAKLASALASMLYSGARLPDEECDKRLTKWRKG; translated from the coding sequence ATGCCCACGAAAATTCTCGTCTCTGACACGAATATCTGGATAGATCTTCACCGCTGCAACCTTTTGGAGACGGTATTCGAGCTACCCCATCAGTTTGTCACCACAGAGTTTGTCTGGCGGGAGCTGCGCAAGCCTCCGGGACAGCAATTAACGGATCTTGGGCTGACCATTGAGGCGCTCAGTCGTAGCGAGACGCTGCAGCTATTCGACCTCAAGCAGTCTCTGAACAATTCATCGCTGGCGGATGTGTCCTGCTATTTCGTGGCCAGGGAGAGAGGGTGGACCCTGCTAACGAATGATGGTGACCTGCGAAAATCTGGCCACCAAGCGGAGTTGGATGTCCGAGGTGTACTCTGGATTCTGGATGAATTGGAGTTTCACCGGGGACTGTCGCCAGCTAAGCTCGCGAGTGCTCTAGCTTCGATGCTCTACTCCGGCGCACGCTTGCCAGACGAAGAATGCGACAAACGCCTTACGAAGTGGCGCAAGGGCTGA
- a CDS encoding universal stress protein, whose amino-acid sequence MAKGTPSIVVACDGSDHSLRAAKMAAELAKSTGQPLKLLAVFPGTKVERLVVSGVWPSDIEEEAKSYGRKIFDAARQAVSGTADPAEEVLLKGDPAKEIIEYLENNPGAHLFMGRRGHSLVRSLTLGSISEKVVRHATGPVTVVSE is encoded by the coding sequence ATGGCCAAAGGGACTCCGAGCATTGTGGTTGCTTGTGACGGTTCGGATCATTCGTTACGCGCAGCAAAAATGGCAGCCGAACTGGCTAAATCTACCGGCCAACCGCTCAAATTGTTAGCTGTGTTTCCGGGCACAAAGGTGGAGAGACTGGTTGTCAGCGGCGTATGGCCGAGTGATATTGAGGAAGAGGCAAAAAGTTACGGGCGCAAAATATTTGATGCCGCGAGACAGGCCGTGAGCGGGACGGCCGATCCCGCTGAAGAGGTCCTTCTCAAAGGTGATCCTGCCAAGGAAATTATTGAATACCTGGAAAACAATCCGGGCGCTCACCTGTTTATGGGCAGGCGCGGCCATTCACTGGTGCGCAGTCTTACTCTGGGTAGTATCAGCGAAAAGGTTGTCAGGCATGCCACCGGGCCGGTGACGGTTGTAAGCGAATAA
- a CDS encoding NYN domain-containing protein — protein MKDLEQHKKIAVLIDADNAQLSKLPLIIEELSSHGHVVVKRAYGDWSVDSLKNWKTVLNELAIQPIQQFAYTKGKNATDASMIIDAMDLLYSSKFDAFALVSSDSDFTKLASRLRESEIYVFGFGEKKTPVSFRSACDDFLFTENLEYPDEAAPGEPAKTETEPRKKKHEKLPEEVALLKRAWEQTQDDQGWATFSAAGSFLKRTRPDFDPRTYGVKKFSDLLVARSEYFTVKKGANGQGYRAYKPIEQK, from the coding sequence TTGAAGGATCTTGAACAGCACAAGAAGATCGCCGTTTTAATCGACGCCGACAACGCCCAGTTGTCAAAGCTGCCCCTGATCATCGAAGAGCTGTCCTCCCACGGGCATGTGGTTGTTAAGCGCGCTTACGGTGACTGGTCTGTGGACAGTCTCAAAAACTGGAAGACGGTCCTCAATGAACTGGCTATCCAGCCGATCCAGCAGTTCGCCTACACCAAGGGCAAGAACGCGACCGATGCATCCATGATTATCGACGCTATGGACCTGCTTTACTCTTCCAAGTTCGATGCCTTTGCCCTTGTCTCCAGCGACAGTGATTTCACCAAACTGGCTTCCCGTCTGAGGGAGTCTGAGATCTACGTATTTGGATTCGGCGAGAAAAAGACTCCGGTTTCATTCCGCAGTGCCTGCGACGATTTCCTGTTCACGGAAAACCTTGAGTACCCCGATGAGGCGGCTCCGGGCGAACCGGCAAAAACCGAAACCGAACCCCGGAAAAAGAAACACGAAAAGCTTCCCGAGGAAGTCGCACTGCTCAAACGCGCGTGGGAACAGACCCAGGACGACCAGGGATGGGCGACTTTCTCTGCGGCCGGCTCCTTCCTCAAGCGCACCCGCCCGGACTTCGACCCAAGGACCTACGGTGTAAAGAAGTTCTCTGATTTGCTGGTAGCCAGATCGGAATATTTCACGGTCAAGAAGGGCGCCAACGGGCAGGGGTATCGGGCGTACAAGCCGATAGAACAGAAGTAA
- a CDS encoding sodium:calcium antiporter yields the protein MLMAIGAILAGLVLLVWSADKFVEGSATTARHFGMPPLLIGMVVVGFGTSAPEMAVSALAASQGNPGLALGNAYGSNITNIALILGITALLAPIAVHSQVLRKELPILILVTAFAGWQLWDGELSRQDAVGLIVVFVALLGWSIYQGIKQPGDTMANEMTDELKAHAIPLRRAILWLVIGLTIVAVGTSLPELASSIIAARKGEHDLALGNILGSNLFNTLAVVGIAGLIAPMSVAPEVLSRDFPVMATLTLALFAMGYGFRGPGRINRFEGSGLLLAFVGYTVYLLAFSGA from the coding sequence ATGCTGATGGCCATTGGGGCAATCCTTGCGGGCCTGGTTCTGCTGGTGTGGAGTGCGGACAAATTCGTGGAGGGCTCAGCCACCACGGCCCGCCATTTCGGGATGCCGCCCCTGCTGATTGGTATGGTTGTGGTCGGCTTTGGCACTTCCGCACCAGAGATGGCGGTGTCCGCTCTGGCGGCTTCCCAGGGCAATCCGGGGCTGGCGCTGGGCAATGCCTATGGCTCGAACATCACGAACATTGCATTGATTCTCGGTATCACGGCATTGCTGGCGCCGATTGCGGTGCATTCGCAGGTTCTGCGGAAAGAGCTGCCTATTCTGATTCTGGTGACAGCCTTTGCCGGCTGGCAGCTTTGGGACGGCGAGCTCTCCCGCCAGGACGCCGTTGGCCTGATCGTGGTGTTCGTGGCGCTGCTTGGCTGGAGTATCTACCAGGGAATCAAACAACCCGGAGACACCATGGCCAATGAGATGACAGATGAGCTCAAAGCCCACGCCATTCCCTTGCGGAGGGCAATACTGTGGCTGGTTATCGGTCTGACCATTGTGGCCGTTGGCACATCACTGCCTGAACTGGCCTCATCCATAATTGCCGCTCGCAAGGGTGAGCATGATCTCGCCTTGGGTAACATTCTGGGTTCCAATCTGTTCAACACACTCGCGGTTGTGGGTATTGCCGGACTGATTGCGCCGATGTCGGTAGCGCCGGAAGTTCTTTCCCGGGATTTCCCGGTAATGGCCACACTCACCCTCGCCCTGTTTGCCATGGGGTATGGTTTCCGTGGGCCGGGTCGTATCAACCGGTTCGAGGGTTCTGGTCTGCTGCTTGCCTTCGTGGGTTATACAGTGTATCTCTTAGCGTTTTCAGGAGCTTAA
- the rhtB gene encoding homoserine/homoserine lactone efflux protein codes for MSLTAWLTFLIAAVLISVSPGAGAINTMSNGMRYGVRRSLPAIMGLQLGFGIQILLVGAGLGAIIASSNIALSVIKWLGVAYLVWLGISKWREPVMESMDDDRQPVSGHKRFWNATFVNLTNPKATVFLVALFPQFLVAGAPHGPQLITMGTTLILVDCLVMLGYALLASQLFRFMTSARRQQQMNRVFGGLFVTAAVALASFKRA; via the coding sequence ATGTCACTCACAGCCTGGCTCACTTTCCTGATTGCAGCCGTACTGATCAGCGTTTCCCCGGGCGCCGGGGCCATCAATACCATGAGCAATGGCATGCGCTACGGTGTTCGCCGCTCACTGCCCGCAATCATGGGACTGCAGTTGGGGTTCGGTATCCAGATTCTGTTGGTGGGTGCCGGGCTGGGTGCCATTATTGCCTCCTCGAACATTGCTCTATCCGTGATCAAGTGGCTGGGTGTTGCTTACCTGGTCTGGCTGGGCATTTCCAAATGGCGCGAGCCAGTGATGGAATCCATGGACGATGACCGCCAGCCGGTGAGCGGACACAAGAGGTTCTGGAACGCGACATTTGTAAACCTTACCAACCCCAAGGCAACGGTCTTTCTGGTTGCCCTGTTTCCCCAGTTCCTGGTGGCCGGTGCGCCCCACGGACCCCAACTGATCACCATGGGAACCACTCTGATACTGGTGGATTGCCTGGTCATGCTCGGCTATGCCCTGCTGGCCAGCCAGCTGTTCCGCTTCATGACCTCGGCACGGCGCCAGCAGCAGATGAACCGGGTGTTTGGCGGCCTGTTCGTCACCGCCGCCGTGGCGCTGGCCAGCTTCAAGCGAGCTTAG
- a CDS encoding DUF4124 domain-containing protein, with amino-acid sequence MPRIMASLVVSVVFAAVAHAEVYTWIDSQGVAHFSDYPPGEIPHKRIQVRAPATVPMSENLRQEERISGIREEVSGLLSPSGRPGKPDTNARERASARLEKTCGKYRRKLDQIQSRLRAGYSNDRGNSLRRQRRTLSQKLSRECILR; translated from the coding sequence ATGCCAAGGATAATGGCGAGTCTTGTTGTGTCTGTTGTATTCGCCGCTGTTGCCCACGCCGAAGTCTATACCTGGATAGACAGCCAGGGCGTGGCGCATTTCTCGGATTACCCGCCAGGGGAAATTCCCCACAAACGGATTCAGGTGCGGGCGCCTGCTACTGTGCCGATGTCTGAAAATCTCAGGCAAGAGGAGCGTATTTCCGGGATTCGAGAAGAGGTGAGCGGTCTGCTGTCCCCCTCTGGTCGCCCCGGTAAACCCGATACCAATGCCCGGGAAAGAGCCAGCGCCAGGCTGGAAAAAACCTGTGGCAAGTACCGGCGTAAGCTGGACCAGATTCAGTCCAGGTTACGGGCCGGCTACAGCAACGACAGGGGGAACAGCCTAAGGCGTCAGCGCCGGACATTAAGTCAGAAACTCAGCCGGGAATGCATCCTGCGTTAA
- the glcF gene encoding glycolate oxidase subunit GlcF, with product MQTNLVQQFANTAEGQEAESILRACVHCGFCTATCPTYQELNDERDGPRGRIYLMKMFLEGAEVTDKTREHLDRCLTCRSCETTCPSGVKYGRLVDISRGLMEKELPRDPKDKWLRWAMARVIPNRQLFGILLRLGQVFRPVLPEKLRTKVPPRKQANPWPAASHSRIVLALAGCVQPSATPNTNAAAARVLDRLGITMVEAPEAGCCGAVNYHLSEHEKGLERMRQNIDAWWPAIEAGAEAIIMTASGCGAMVQDYGHLLKDDPVYAARAQKVSELCIDLGAFLLKQDLEKLKVRQNPGKVAFHCPCTLQHAMKQSGVVEQVLTRAGVNLAATKDKHLCCGSAGTYSVTQPEMSQKLLGNKLKALTIDNPDRIVTANIGCQMHLETRSPVPVQHWIELLDQ from the coding sequence ATGCAAACTAATCTGGTTCAACAATTTGCCAACACCGCGGAAGGCCAGGAAGCCGAGTCGATACTGCGGGCCTGTGTGCACTGTGGCTTCTGTACCGCAACCTGCCCGACCTACCAGGAACTGAACGACGAACGTGATGGTCCCCGGGGCCGGATCTACCTGATGAAAATGTTCCTGGAAGGTGCGGAAGTTACGGACAAAACCCGGGAACACCTGGACCGCTGCCTCACCTGTCGCAGCTGCGAGACCACCTGCCCCTCTGGCGTAAAGTATGGCCGCCTGGTGGATATCAGCCGTGGCCTGATGGAGAAGGAGCTGCCCCGCGATCCGAAAGACAAATGGCTGCGCTGGGCCATGGCCCGGGTCATTCCCAACCGCCAGTTGTTCGGCATTCTGCTGCGTCTCGGGCAGGTGTTCCGCCCGGTGCTGCCGGAGAAGCTGCGCACCAAGGTACCGCCCAGAAAGCAGGCGAATCCGTGGCCGGCGGCCAGCCACAGCCGGATCGTGCTGGCACTGGCCGGCTGCGTGCAGCCCTCCGCTACACCCAACACCAACGCCGCTGCTGCGCGGGTATTGGACCGGCTTGGTATCACCATGGTTGAGGCACCGGAAGCCGGCTGTTGTGGCGCCGTGAACTATCATCTTTCCGAGCACGAGAAGGGCCTGGAAAGAATGCGCCAGAACATTGATGCCTGGTGGCCCGCCATCGAAGCAGGCGCAGAAGCGATCATCATGACCGCCTCCGGCTGTGGCGCCATGGTTCAGGATTACGGCCATCTTCTGAAAGATGACCCGGTGTATGCCGCCAGGGCGCAGAAGGTCAGTGAACTGTGCATCGATCTCGGCGCCTTCCTGCTGAAACAGGATCTGGAGAAGCTCAAGGTGCGCCAGAATCCCGGAAAGGTGGCGTTCCACTGCCCCTGCACCCTGCAGCACGCCATGAAACAGAGTGGAGTGGTCGAACAGGTGCTGACCCGGGCCGGCGTAAATCTCGCTGCCACCAAAGACAAGCACCTGTGCTGCGGCTCTGCCGGAACCTACTCGGTTACGCAACCGGAGATGAGCCAGAAACTGCTGGGCAACAAGCTCAAGGCGCTGACCATCGATAACCCCGACCGCATCGTTACCGCCAACATCGGTTGCCAGATGCACCTGGAGACCAGGTCGCCGGTTCCCGTGCAACACTGGATTGAGCTTCTGGATCAGTAA